A part of Aegilops tauschii subsp. strangulata cultivar AL8/78 chromosome 2, Aet v6.0, whole genome shotgun sequence genomic DNA contains:
- the LOC109757547 gene encoding dirigent protein 1, translating to MAPHAAVLLSLLLLTTCAADTHLHFFLHDVVSGSNPTAVQVIKGPASSSNALPDVAFGDTTVIDDALTETSSPTSAPVGRAQGFYMMSSQSGMVLMMCVNLLLTTGDYNGSTLAVIGRDDVMTTTRELSVVGGTGKFRMATGYVVWKTNSSSGADATIELDVYTTGLNGTATIDANAPVSPIDGSGATGKSSSGAAALRGAVPYGWANAWVAAVLVALAGCVW from the coding sequence ATGGCTCCTCACGCCGCtgtcctcctctccctcctcctgcTCACCACCTGCGCGGCGGACACGCATCTCCACTTCTTCCTCCACGACGTGGTCTCCGGCAGCAACCCGACGGCGGTGCAGGTCATCAAGGGTCCTGCCTCGTCGTCCAACGCCCTCCCGGACGTGGCCTTCGGCGACACGACCGTCATCGACGACGCGCTGACGGAGACCTCGTCGCCGACGTCGGCGCCCGTGGGGCGCGCGCAGGGGTTCTACATGATGTCGTCGCAGTCGGGCATGGTGCTGATGATGTGCGTGAACCTGCTGCTCACCACGGGGGACTACAACGGCAGCACGCTGGCCGTCATCGGCCGCGACGACGTCATGACCACCACGCGGGAGCTCTCCGTGGTGGGCGGCACGGGGAAGTTCCGGATGGCGACGGGGTACGTGGTGTGGAAGACCAATAGCTCGAGCGGCGCCGACGCCACCATCGAGCTTGACGTCTACACCACCGGCCTCAACGGCACCGCCACCATCGACGCCAACGCGCCCGTCTCCCCCATCGACGGGAGCGGCGCCACCGGCAAGTCGTcctcgggcgcggcggcgctgaGAGGAGCAGTGCCGTACGGGTGGGCCAACGCGTGGGTGGCCGCCGTCCTTGTAGCTCTGGCTGGTTGCGTTTGGTGA